DNA from Brassica napus cultivar Da-Ae chromosome C4, Da-Ae, whole genome shotgun sequence:
CTTTATCAAAAGCACAAGAGAAAGTTACACAATATATGTCCCAAGTATAGAACCCCATATTCCTTTTATACTGATCCCAAACTCGCATCCCACGGCTCCCACAAATTTTCTTAATTGCTCGATATCCTCTTTGATTCATGTTAATCAAATCAAAAGCTCCCTTAAAAATCCCATTAACCGAATCTCTCCCCTTTTTCTCGTGTTGTCACATTACAACTTTCCTTATAATCCTCTGTTCGGAATCTCTCCGTATCTCTAAATCTCGGATTGATCAAATTTACGGAAAGAAAAATAATACCTTCATCTTGATTCGATTTCATCTTGATGGtgatcaaaatcaaaattaaaatcctCGTACTCCTTAGTTGTCGCCAAATCCAAATCTCCGTTTTCCTTGTACCCTCGATCATATCTTCCGATCCCAATTTTAAATAGAATCGCGATGTTTCGTCTTCAATCTTTCGACCTTGGAAAATCCCATTTCCAATTCGAACCTCCGATTCAGATATATCCGCCTCCTCAATAATCTCAGGATCCCAAAACTGTAGAAACATCGAAACCCTAGAACTCTAGATCGCCATTCGCGTCGCCTCTCTTTTACGTTACTCTTCTAAATCTCTTGTAAcccatttgtatcttgttataacaaaaaactaAGGCATTgatcattaaatttttaaagggatctttaacattttttgtaatttaaattcgatttaaaaaattcaaaatataaaatataaaaaaaattaatttttttattatatggttaatgtgattgtttaatattttttaataatataaaattgataaaaatgagtaaggatgcaaaaattgtattcacatttttatttttcataatcattaatgacatatatatgttaatcatattaggtagttccgtaggttttataaggaaagaatacacgcttcttatatttttggttaataGAATACAcgctttttatatttttggttaatataatgtttcctATTAATTGGATTTTGGaccaataatttttttcaattgattcttaaaCTTCCACATAAGCTAAATTGTCATCCTAATTTAGTGTCACATAAGcaagatttctttttaattagtataaacttaaggttacaactttttaaatgatccAGAGGATCTCGGAAGATTTATGACTTGGAAATTTTATAGTGATACGGTTGAAGATAATAAATGTTGTCagacataaaaataaaagtggCATAGGTTGTAATTAtgaaagaaaatcaaagataaaatcataggataattttattttaatagtatagagattaataataatattgtatagttagagaaaataaagatagtactaaaaatattaatgagtAAGTGCAACAACTTTTTGTAACTAGATTTTTGatgattctattttaatagcaTAGATATTACAGTATTATATATGACTTTCAGGAAACTATGTCTTTCAACCGTTCTTTACTGATTTTTTCACCCATCACTactctatttttaatttatggCATCGGGAAAACAAAATAGAAGAAAGCAGAAAAGggtgtttaaaaaaatacttatgattaCATTTGGTGGTAAATCTGCTTTGTTAAATCCAGTATAAAATCAATTATTGAATTCATAAACTATAAAGTTGTGAactaaatatacaaattatcaCTAAGGGATTTGCCACACGCTCATAAATCACGCGCGTACTTCCCCACCTATTTATTATGAAAAGCCTCAGTAAACTAGTAAAGTGAATTGTGAAGGATtacagagagacagagagagatggGTAATTCCGACGCCAGAGATCGTCTTCCtgctccatcttcttcagacgaACTCTCGAGCATTCTCCGGCAGGTACTTTCCCGTACTCCTCCGACTGCTCAACCTTCTTTCTCACGGAAGAAAATCGTTTCCTCCGGTGAGATGTTCAACCGAACGTTCCCTCTCGTTCACGGCGGAGCGGTTTCTTACGCCGCTTGTGCAGTCTCTGAAACTGAGGAAGGAAAATGTGCTTTCGAGAACCAGGTAAACTTAACAATGTTAGTTGCCGTGAAACTACACTCGCTTTGgttaaagaacaaaaaaaaaacttgttgttgtttttgcttTGTAATggtaaaacaacactaaatagaAATGGAGCTAGACAGCGAAATTGATGCACAGTTCCACAACTTGTTTGAAAAGGTTTCTGTCTTTATCCTTTTAACATTCtttgaattgattttttttttaaagaactgGACATAATAATAGTTAATAGAAACTGAAAGTATTGCAGATAGGAGGAGCAAGATCAACGAGAAAATTAAAGCTTTACAGAAACTGATACCCAATTCCAACAAGGTATATAGCAAGTTCGACTTTTTATCCCTCAGAACTCAGTTGTGAGAagcatttgttttgttttttatggTATGTAGACAGATAAGGCCTCAATGTTTGATGAAACTATAGAATATTTGAAACAGCTTCAACTTCAGTTTTCAACTTTGGGTTTCGGGCAAGCGCACTAAGGGGTTGATTGGTAAGTGCTATCATTTCATTTTTTGACTGTAGAAATATTGCTGTGGTTTTTATTGCTTTGgctttagatttttaatttttaaaagtctttaAATATGGGCTGTAGGTTTTTGTCTCTGCAGAGAAATTGTAAAGACATAATTTCAAAGAAGTGCTGTGGATTTTATAAAAAGACtgtgaacttaaaaaaaaatagaaatcaagaTTGGTGTAGATTTAGTGTTCTAGAAAGAAATGAGGCTGTAGAGAGCACTCATCACTACCAATCACACCCTAAAAAGAGTTATGTTCCCTAATAAGAAAAAAGGAAAGCGGTTACGCGTAAAATGCCAAGATATATAGATATCATCccactaataaaaatatttattatttatgtatgaTGCGAATAAGACagtcatctatactattatttacgaAGTGATTTACCTTATGTGTCAGCTTCtccatatttttaggttttttcgCTTATTtgtcaatatttatttattatgttataattgttttatttttaaacttatctgttatattttaaaatatttttagttggtTATTGTAAAATACTATTTGAGAATTAAATTTGTTGATTTgtcatgttttctttttttttaggtaattgtttttatttttcaagtttttattaggttttagctaaattattaattttttatttatttttagttaagtcactaatttattaattttaaaaatatccttactgaatcttatatatattaaaagcgaattttattttaaaatactaaatttatatgttatattaaaatttagttagcttttcttatttatcatatttttattaagttttagacttttagctaggttattgatttattattagttccTAACTGATtcgctaatttattaatataaagaataaactttatgaatttatatataattaaaaaaaaaaatttaatcatataaaatttatatgttatgttaaatattaaatggttgattttaaaataatataataaaatgatcaaaaatttttaaaataagataattcatatatatattgtgttgctatctgaaaacaagtttttattataaaattctaaaaaattaagatgcataaattttataattaaatattggtcaagaaaaatatttatataaagatattttctaaactatttctaagatatgagcgttttaaaaaatttaacagcataataagtatatattttgataaaaagtaTTTgacttatataaatattttatgtttaaattacctatttgaaaacataaataataatttagtatacttgttttagattaataagacataaactaataagtattgataaaaaaattatgtccgCATGTGCGGGAAAAACACCTAATAAgttgtatataatattttaactaaGGGCATTAgaacaattatataataagttttgaaGAAACATCTCCTTATTATTAACTAGGATCGGCCCGCCCTATGGGCGGGAAGTTAATGGTAAAAActgttttatataaatttatattaattttatgaagcaTTTAAAAATCATGGTGGATtgaaaactatattataaaaaataataatgaatagAATTCTGAGAACACATTGTTAGGGCATCATTAGTGGTAAAATAGCAAGTAGAGTAcctcactaatatttttattattatttttgtacataatttagttattaataattttaaaaattaaaataaaaaaacctgTAAAATGATACCACATGTATTCACCGATTCTTTAGAAATGTATGAAAGCTCTTCCCACAGATACCACtcttgctctttttttttatcttttctctttcttctttttcagcttttaatatttttaaatttgttagagACTGATGAATTTCAACCGGTACGAGTGcccttatttttaataaacatttttggtttggaattaaaatgacaatatccttcattattctattttttcagaGAATacaaaattagcaaaaaaaacaattcagaataatatgataatatatatatatcttcttatTATTCTTAGCTCAATTtgacataataaaagaaaatattaactttAAATAGATAATAGgtgaaattttatgtttaccagaTTCATGATACCATTATTGATCTTTACCATCACTAAAGgagcatttttaaaaatatattttcaataagtggcaaaagacttttataTCCTTgttcttgatatatatataacaaataattatttaaataaaaaacatatttttttatgttttcgaattatacttttttaaaattcaaacttttttataattatttttttttggaattatttttgtttattttattttaatttttaattctaCAGATATAagatatgttcggttatttataaaatttgattcaattatcgttcagat
Protein-coding regions in this window:
- the LOC125585808 gene encoding transcription factor ALC-like, which encodes MGNSDARDRLPAPSSSDELSSILRQVLSRTPPTAQPSFSRKKIVSSGEMFNRTFPLVHGGAVSYAACAVSETEEGKCAFENQVNLTMLVAVKLHSLCIADRRSKINEKIKALQKLIPNSNKTDKASMFDETIEYLKQLQLQFSTLGFGQAH